From one Rhizobium sp. CIAT894 genomic stretch:
- a CDS encoding SOS response-associated peptidase family protein codes for MCNLYQMMSNQEAIRANTRAMIDSTGNMEPLQEIWPDRMAPIVRNTPAGRELAHVRWGLPSSSKALFDAATKRADGLRKKGKPVDFDELLKMEPDGGTTNVRNVSSKHWKRWHGIENRCVVPFTRFAEPDPANKPDGGRTPNAWFGLPDESLMFFAGLWVPQWTSVRKIKEGLITADLFGFLTTEPNAVVAPIHQKAMPVVLANPEEVETWLSAPWEEASKLQRPLADHMLALLPPVQPLTPVDTQPILI; via the coding sequence GTGTGCAATCTGTACCAGATGATGAGCAATCAGGAGGCCATTCGCGCCAACACTCGCGCTATGATCGACAGCACCGGCAATATGGAGCCGCTGCAGGAAATCTGGCCAGACCGCATGGCGCCGATCGTCCGCAACACGCCGGCCGGCCGCGAGCTTGCCCACGTCCGTTGGGGGCTACCAAGCTCTTCGAAGGCGCTGTTTGACGCTGCGACCAAACGCGCTGACGGCCTACGAAAGAAGGGAAAGCCAGTCGACTTCGATGAACTCCTGAAGATGGAGCCAGACGGCGGAACCACAAACGTCCGCAACGTGAGCAGCAAGCATTGGAAGCGCTGGCACGGGATTGAGAACCGGTGCGTCGTGCCGTTCACACGCTTTGCCGAACCGGATCCGGCAAATAAGCCGGACGGCGGCAGAACGCCGAACGCGTGGTTCGGCTTGCCGGACGAAAGCTTAATGTTCTTCGCAGGACTGTGGGTGCCGCAGTGGACAAGCGTGCGAAAGATCAAAGAGGGGCTGATCACGGCCGACCTATTCGGGTTTCTCACGACCGAGCCCAACGCTGTCGTTGCGCCGATCCATCAAAAGGCGATGCCAGTGGTCCTTGCCAACCCGGAAGAGGTCGAGACTTGGCTGTCAGCGCCTTGGGAAGAAGCGAGCAAACTGCAACGGCCACTGGCGGACCACATGCTTGCCCTGCTGCCGCCTGTGCAGCCTCTAACCCCGGTTGATACGCAACCGATTTTGATTTGA
- the tnpB gene encoding IS66 family insertion sequence element accessory protein TnpB (TnpB, as the term is used for proteins encoded by IS66 family insertion elements, is considered an accessory protein, since TnpC, encoded by a neighboring gene, is a DDE family transposase.), giving the protein MIGPSGNVRVYLACGVTDMRRGIDGLSALVEAVIKEAPGSGAIFGFRGKRADRIKLLWWDGQGFCLFYKILERGYFPWPTAKDGVAPLTQAQLSMLVEGIDWRRPAWTSAPGRTG; this is encoded by the coding sequence ATGATCGGGCCTTCTGGAAATGTGCGGGTTTATCTGGCCTGCGGAGTGACCGACATGCGGCGTGGCATTGATGGACTGTCGGCGTTGGTTGAGGCGGTCATAAAGGAGGCGCCGGGTTCTGGCGCGATCTTCGGCTTCCGCGGAAAACGCGCTGATCGGATCAAACTTTTATGGTGGGATGGCCAAGGGTTCTGCCTGTTTTACAAAATTTTGGAACGCGGATACTTTCCCTGGCCGACGGCGAAAGATGGCGTTGCGCCCCTGACGCAGGCTCAGCTTTCGATGCTTGTGGAGGGGATCGACTGGCGCCGACCTGCGTGGACTTCCGCGCCCGGTCGAACGGGTTAA
- a CDS encoding IS66 family transposase — protein METTPLDSQDELSVLRALVAEQAGKLESQEAEVCKRDSIIGLLRAQLELLRHRQHGASSEKIDRKIEQFELMLEEIEASRAEAEMRSGKAPLPELDDALDKPKRKPLPDGLPTEELVYAAPCNCPTCGGTSFLKAADKMVQVMEHVPASVKIVRHIEKRMICRDCDTTVSGEMPTLPIERGKPGPGLLAHIMVAKFDDHIPLYRLSEMYDRLGIDISRSVMADWVGRVSVLLTPLVLLIRAHIAAVDRIHTDDTPVDVLDPGRGKTKTGRVWVYVFDGSGYRDPTPRAIAYYYSPDRKGAHPADHLAAFSGVMHADGYGGYKKLYGNQIVEAACMAHVRRKFHDVIKLKPSPIADEALSRIGALYDIEDRIRGMSADQRRTLRQQHARPLLADLKRWIEETLSALPQKQKLAEAMRYALSRWTALSVYIDDGRVEIDNNIAERAMRPLGIGRKNWLFAGSDKGGERIANILTIIETAKLHGHNPETYLTDVLTRIQDHPKDRFEELLPSQWAPAKDRYEAA, from the coding sequence ATGGAAACAACGCCGCTGGACAGTCAGGACGAGCTATCTGTATTGCGCGCGCTCGTTGCTGAACAGGCGGGGAAACTTGAGAGCCAAGAAGCCGAAGTCTGCAAGCGCGACTCCATTATCGGGCTTCTGCGCGCGCAGCTGGAGTTGCTCCGACATCGGCAGCATGGCGCTTCTTCGGAAAAGATCGACCGGAAGATCGAGCAATTTGAACTGATGCTGGAGGAGATCGAGGCCTCCCGTGCCGAGGCTGAGATGCGCTCCGGGAAAGCTCCTTTGCCGGAGTTGGATGACGCACTAGACAAGCCGAAGCGCAAACCATTGCCGGATGGTCTTCCAACCGAAGAGCTGGTCTATGCAGCACCCTGCAATTGTCCGACCTGTGGTGGCACATCGTTCCTGAAGGCTGCTGACAAGATGGTCCAGGTGATGGAGCACGTGCCGGCGTCCGTAAAGATTGTCCGCCATATCGAAAAGCGCATGATCTGCAGGGACTGCGATACGACGGTGTCTGGCGAAATGCCGACCTTGCCGATCGAGCGAGGCAAGCCCGGACCGGGATTGCTCGCTCATATCATGGTCGCCAAATTCGACGATCACATCCCGCTCTACCGCCTATCCGAGATGTACGACCGGCTGGGAATAGACATCTCCCGCTCTGTCATGGCGGACTGGGTCGGCCGTGTGTCCGTTCTGCTGACGCCACTCGTCTTGCTGATCAGGGCCCATATTGCGGCGGTCGACCGAATACATACGGACGATACCCCGGTCGATGTTCTCGACCCTGGGCGAGGAAAGACCAAAACCGGCAGGGTGTGGGTCTATGTCTTCGATGGCAGCGGCTATCGAGACCCCACTCCAAGGGCCATTGCCTACTACTATAGCCCCGACCGCAAGGGCGCGCATCCGGCCGACCATCTCGCTGCCTTCAGCGGCGTGATGCACGCGGATGGCTATGGTGGCTATAAGAAGCTCTACGGCAACCAGATCGTCGAGGCCGCCTGCATGGCGCATGTGCGCCGCAAGTTCCATGATGTGATCAAGCTGAAGCCATCCCCGATCGCTGACGAAGCGCTGTCGCGCATCGGTGCGCTCTACGATATCGAGGATCGTATCCGCGGCATGTCGGCTGACCAGCGGCGTACACTGCGCCAGCAACACGCCAGGCCCCTTCTGGCGGACCTCAAGCGCTGGATAGAAGAGACGCTTTCGGCGCTGCCACAGAAGCAGAAGCTGGCTGAAGCGATGCGATATGCCCTCTCGCGATGGACAGCGTTGAGCGTTTACATCGACGATGGCCGTGTCGAAATCGATAACAACATAGCTGAACGAGCCATGCGTCCGCTTGGAATCGGAAGAAAAAACTGGCTATTTGCCGGCTCGGATAAAGGCGGCGAGCGCATCGCCAACATCCTGACCATTATAGAAACGGCCAAACTCCATGGCCACAATCCCGAGACCTACCTCACAGACGTCCTGACCAGGATCCAGGATCACCCCAAAGATCGCTTTGAGGAACTGCTGCCGTCGCAGTGGGCGCCAGCGAAAGACCGATACGAGGCTGCGTGA
- a CDS encoding class I tRNA ligase family protein: MGPLDVAKPWQMSGVAGVSRFLHRAWRIAIGEDGMLSSKITDAEPCPEIARILHKTIKSVGDDIEALRFNTAISKLMELSNTLTGLDTRPRSAIESFVLLLAPFAPHIAEELWKLLGHPKSLSPEPWPTYDPTLADDDIREIIVQVNGKLRGRIHAASMISDGELVALAAREGDVKAKLVGKTVLKEIVVPGRLVNFVIAD; the protein is encoded by the coding sequence ATGGGACCGCTTGATGTTGCCAAGCCTTGGCAGATGTCCGGCGTGGCCGGGGTCAGCCGCTTCCTCCATCGCGCATGGCGGATCGCAATTGGAGAGGATGGCATGTTGTCGAGCAAAATTACGGATGCGGAGCCGTGTCCAGAGATCGCGCGAATTCTGCACAAGACGATCAAGTCTGTCGGCGATGACATCGAGGCCCTGCGCTTCAACACAGCGATCTCCAAACTGATGGAGTTGTCGAACACATTGACGGGGCTGGACACCAGGCCACGATCAGCGATCGAGTCCTTCGTTCTGCTGCTGGCACCGTTCGCGCCGCACATTGCCGAGGAACTCTGGAAATTGCTGGGTCATCCGAAAAGTCTGTCGCCTGAACCCTGGCCGACATACGATCCCACTCTCGCCGACGATGATATTCGTGAAATTATCGTCCAGGTGAACGGCAAGCTCCGGGGAAGGATTCACGCCGCTTCGATGATCAGCGATGGCGAACTCGTAGCGCTGGCTGCGCGGGAAGGTGACGTTAAGGCGAAGCTGGTGGGGAAGACGGTACTGAAGGAAATTGTCGTTCCCGGGCGGCTCGTGAATTTCGTGATTGCCGACTAG
- a CDS encoding acyltransferase family protein produces MKVYRPEIDGLRAISVIAVILYHAEFTVAGHTLLSGGYIGVDVFFVISGFLISQILLTEIEATGRIDFLKFYARRARRILPALFAVIFATMPFAYYFLLPLELMDYANSVGSSLLFGSNIYFYFTAAQYGEPNTLLKPFLHTWSLSVEEQFYIAFPVLLLIVRRYLRSRFLPCVLIAAALSFVFCFITVRHDPQQAFYSPFTRAWELLAGTLLAYYELRRGRPRPQPLLAAAGLMLVLGSLILFKKGTVHPGLVTVIPVFGTCLVLAFASRENAVGRLLASRPAALTGLVSYSLYLWHYPIFAFSRLTSLNFSNGDKLLAVAVTVLVSVVSFVVIEKPLRHTRRSRALWITLSSSVVTIAAAVLSAIHMAGFPNRLDDVYSPVAQANEARLESTFLSLNDNIQAEKPIIFIIGDSHARNWSIALKNYIDTDRYQIVALSYLNCMVEIKNDVVTAPSRASIYDKYCIPFEKYINDKSLLSRTKAIFLTSLRPFEYTVNPFRFELISWMKSHSDNARVFVFGNYFQLDELHSCLGLMFQRKSDASICLREASYPPANQPLEQLPFFPSGLPFTYVDIVKLHCDYDKEKCLTSSKGVPFILDWNHMTAEFLTTLIGDILEKRTADLRNDGLLDFLVPPHASQSERTASSQPNAGPVSSASPSN; encoded by the coding sequence TTGAAGGTTTACAGACCAGAGATTGATGGCCTAAGGGCCATATCGGTGATCGCGGTTATTCTTTACCACGCCGAGTTCACGGTTGCCGGCCACACGCTGCTTTCTGGTGGATACATCGGCGTCGATGTATTTTTTGTGATCAGCGGCTTCCTGATTTCCCAGATTCTGCTGACGGAAATCGAAGCGACGGGACGTATCGATTTCCTCAAATTCTATGCCCGGCGTGCGCGGCGAATTCTGCCTGCGTTGTTCGCAGTGATTTTCGCGACGATGCCCTTCGCCTATTATTTCCTGTTGCCGCTGGAACTCATGGACTACGCGAACTCCGTGGGTTCATCGCTGCTGTTTGGATCGAATATCTATTTTTATTTTACGGCGGCCCAGTACGGGGAGCCCAATACTCTTCTCAAGCCTTTTCTTCACACCTGGTCGTTGAGCGTCGAAGAGCAGTTTTATATCGCCTTTCCGGTCTTGTTGCTGATCGTGCGCCGATACCTGAGATCGAGGTTTTTGCCATGCGTGTTGATCGCTGCAGCCCTCAGCTTTGTATTCTGTTTCATCACCGTACGGCACGATCCGCAGCAGGCTTTCTATTCGCCCTTCACCCGGGCCTGGGAACTGCTGGCCGGAACCCTGCTTGCCTATTACGAGCTGAGGCGTGGACGGCCTCGCCCCCAGCCGTTGCTCGCAGCGGCCGGGCTTATGCTGGTTCTCGGTTCACTCATCCTGTTTAAAAAGGGCACGGTTCATCCCGGCCTGGTCACTGTCATCCCGGTCTTCGGGACCTGTCTGGTGCTGGCATTCGCCAGCCGCGAGAACGCCGTCGGGCGCCTGTTGGCTTCTCGGCCCGCGGCGCTCACCGGACTGGTATCCTACTCTTTATATTTGTGGCACTATCCGATCTTCGCCTTCTCGCGGCTGACAAGCTTGAATTTCAGCAATGGTGACAAGCTTCTCGCCGTCGCAGTGACGGTGCTGGTCTCGGTCGTCAGCTTCGTCGTCATCGAAAAGCCCCTGCGCCACACCAGGAGAAGCCGCGCTCTCTGGATCACCCTCAGCTCCTCGGTCGTCACCATCGCGGCTGCTGTCCTTTCCGCAATCCATATGGCCGGCTTTCCCAACAGATTGGATGACGTCTATTCACCTGTCGCGCAGGCGAACGAGGCGCGGCTCGAAAGCACTTTTCTGAGCTTGAACGACAACATTCAGGCTGAAAAACCCATTATCTTCATCATTGGGGACTCGCACGCCAGAAACTGGTCGATCGCGCTGAAAAATTACATCGACACCGACCGATATCAGATCGTCGCACTCAGCTACTTGAACTGCATGGTCGAGATCAAGAACGATGTGGTCACGGCACCCTCTCGCGCCAGCATTTACGACAAATACTGCATTCCCTTTGAAAAATATATCAACGACAAATCATTGCTTAGCCGAACCAAAGCAATCTTCCTCACCAGCCTTCGGCCGTTCGAATACACCGTCAACCCGTTCAGGTTCGAGCTTATTTCCTGGATGAAAAGCCACTCGGATAACGCGCGCGTTTTCGTTTTCGGAAATTATTTCCAGCTCGACGAATTGCACTCGTGCCTGGGGCTGATGTTTCAGAGAAAATCCGATGCCTCCATATGCCTGCGGGAGGCCAGCTATCCGCCGGCCAACCAGCCTTTGGAGCAACTGCCGTTTTTCCCGTCCGGTCTTCCGTTCACCTACGTCGATATCGTCAAGCTTCACTGCGACTACGACAAGGAGAAGTGCCTGACCAGCAGCAAGGGCGTTCCGTTCATCTTGGACTGGAACCATATGACGGCAGAATTTCTGACGACCTTGATTGGCGACATTCTGGAAAAGAGAACCGCTGACCTGCGGAACGACGGCCTCCTGGATTTCCTGGTCCCGCCGCATGCCAGCCAATCCGAGCGAACGGCGAGTTCTCAGCCGAACGCTGGTCCTGTATCGTCCGCTTCTCCATCAAACTAG
- a CDS encoding DUF982 domain-containing protein yields MQRPGMADWHRSEGFAPLMLVMSGEEKPRLVRSLREIADTLITAWPADDGEEYIAAVKTCLDAIQGDIPAKAARAALIRAAEEAGIPVISVAH; encoded by the coding sequence ATGCAAAGACCAGGCATGGCGGATTGGCACAGGAGCGAAGGCTTCGCGCCACTGATGCTCGTCATGAGCGGCGAGGAAAAGCCCAGGCTGGTTCGATCGCTGCGCGAGATTGCCGATACGCTGATCACCGCCTGGCCGGCAGATGATGGCGAGGAATATATCGCGGCCGTCAAAACATGCCTGGATGCCATCCAAGGCGACATTCCGGCCAAGGCAGCGCGCGCCGCACTCATTCGGGCTGCGGAGGAAGCGGGCATTCCGGTCATCTCAGTCGCTCACTGA
- a CDS encoding BON domain-containing protein: protein MTFGPNNHSHEECCSEGHSAAATIATISAALSADPDIDSSAIEIRMLGPVVLLEGYITKAADREKAISLAAMIVGPEHVQDRMLSRLPTQ from the coding sequence ATGACGTTCGGCCCCAACAACCACAGCCATGAAGAATGCTGTTCGGAAGGCCATAGCGCGGCAGCGACCATCGCAACGATATCGGCAGCCCTTTCCGCCGATCCTGACATCGACAGCAGCGCCATCGAGATCAGAATGCTCGGCCCTGTCGTGCTGCTTGAAGGCTATATCACCAAGGCCGCAGACCGCGAAAAAGCCATCTCGCTTGCGGCGATGATCGTCGGCCCGGAGCACGTCCAGGACCGGATGCTCAGCCGCCTTCCCACGCAGTAG
- a CDS encoding DUF1236 domain-containing protein yields the protein MHIKAVGIAAGILLASTSAFAQSSTVTGAAGGAATGAIVGGPVGAAVGGIVGGVAGSVIDPPPQKVVTYVQQAPAPAERVVVKEKVVVGQPLPESVVVTPIPDDPKYAYAIVNDQRVIVEPSSRKVIQVIE from the coding sequence ATGCATATCAAAGCAGTAGGAATTGCCGCCGGCATTCTGTTGGCATCGACGTCTGCCTTTGCGCAGTCATCGACGGTCACGGGCGCGGCGGGTGGCGCGGCGACGGGCGCGATTGTCGGCGGTCCCGTGGGTGCGGCTGTCGGCGGCATTGTCGGCGGCGTCGCAGGCAGCGTCATCGATCCGCCGCCGCAGAAGGTGGTGACCTATGTTCAGCAGGCCCCTGCCCCGGCTGAGCGCGTCGTGGTGAAGGAAAAGGTCGTCGTCGGGCAGCCCCTGCCGGAGAGCGTCGTCGTGACGCCAATTCCCGACGATCCGAAATATGCCTACGCAATCGTCAACGATCAGCGTGTGATCGTCGAACCTTCCTCCCGGAAGGTCATCCAGGTCATCGAGTGA
- a CDS encoding DUF1236 domain-containing protein: protein MKSNHFAMLVAALSLSVSPLATLPAAAQQDATKSSGQAQSGSQTGADAGAQAGAGKTATGCTPDASGACPQGKDQSSKGQATQQKSGQGANMKKSAEQPSNDTSTSGSGKASTETKSGSQDASGGTSAEQKPAAKSATTDSSGAATSGTKSSSENAKPAEGKASGSPTQSSDASKQSTDQNAATTNKSSTETNVNISVEQQTEIRTVVKEVHVAPVKDVDFTVSVGTTIPKKVRLERLPTRIVKIVPEYEGYRFFILADGRIVIVDPHALTIVYILEA from the coding sequence ATGAAAAGCAATCATTTCGCCATGCTCGTGGCCGCGCTGTCCCTCAGCGTATCGCCGCTTGCCACGCTGCCGGCCGCAGCCCAGCAGGACGCCACCAAGAGCAGCGGCCAGGCTCAGTCCGGCTCTCAGACGGGCGCGGATGCCGGCGCGCAAGCCGGTGCCGGCAAGACCGCCACCGGCTGCACCCCCGACGCTTCGGGCGCCTGCCCGCAGGGCAAGGACCAGTCAAGCAAGGGCCAGGCGACGCAGCAGAAATCCGGCCAGGGCGCCAACATGAAGAAGAGCGCCGAGCAGCCTTCGAACGACACGTCGACGAGCGGAAGCGGCAAGGCTTCGACGGAGACCAAGTCCGGATCGCAGGATGCGAGCGGCGGCACCTCGGCCGAACAGAAGCCCGCCGCCAAGTCCGCCACCACCGACAGCAGCGGCGCAGCCACCTCAGGCACGAAGAGCAGCAGCGAAAATGCCAAGCCTGCTGAAGGCAAGGCCAGCGGCAGCCCCACGCAAAGCAGCGATGCCTCGAAGCAATCGACCGATCAGAACGCGGCGACGACAAACAAGAGCTCGACCGAAACCAACGTCAACATTTCAGTCGAGCAGCAGACCGAAATTCGGACAGTGGTGAAGGAAGTGCATGTTGCGCCTGTTAAGGACGTAGACTTTACGGTTTCCGTCGGCACGACGATCCCGAAAAAGGTCCGGCTGGAACGGCTGCCGACGCGTATCGTCAAGATCGTCCCGGAGTACGAAGGCTACCGTTTCTTCATCCTCGCGGACGGCCGGATCGTCATCGTCGATCCCCACGCTTTGACGATTGTCTACATCCTCGAGGCTTAG
- a CDS encoding DUF882 domain-containing protein — MLVLTYPVQGLWGGIANLLSRAERFASQSILPALFALPALVGLASFASAEDRALKLFFTHTGERATITYKRDGKFDPKGLAQINRFLRDWRRNEPTRMDPRLLDLVWEVYKRSGGKDYIHIVSAYRSPATNNMLRNRSRSTGVAKKSQHMLGKAMDFYVPGVKLATLRATAMQMQVGGVGYYPTSGSPFVHLDVGNVRAWPRMSRQELARIFPNGQTMHLPADGRPLPGYNQAVANARKRGGAAWIEIAGSAGDDEEVGSSTRPGGETADNRLVTALLPAPKSRALNALALQTGAAERDDKGSAPELSSLPVPIPAMRPVAPARDADADATLVTASIGPIAALAERPAPVLPAHARFAPLVAREGSKQGADMIASLPMTASWEEENFLQSTSEAALMKWALHSPGEAFDLSAPRLSPRTVHRRVDVAASGKEIVPVAAAELFDASRFASPPEG; from the coding sequence TTGTTGGTGTTGACGTATCCGGTGCAAGGATTATGGGGCGGAATTGCCAACCTCCTGTCGCGTGCGGAGCGCTTCGCATCGCAGAGCATTCTGCCGGCGCTTTTTGCGCTGCCGGCACTGGTCGGTTTAGCATCCTTTGCCTCGGCGGAAGACCGGGCGCTCAAGCTGTTCTTTACCCATACCGGCGAGAGGGCGACGATTACCTATAAACGGGATGGGAAGTTCGATCCCAAGGGCCTTGCCCAGATCAATCGGTTTCTGCGCGACTGGCGACGGAACGAGCCGACCCGGATGGATCCGCGGCTGCTCGACCTGGTCTGGGAGGTGTATAAGCGCAGCGGCGGCAAGGATTATATCCACATCGTCTCGGCCTATCGTTCGCCTGCGACCAACAACATGCTGCGCAACCGCTCGCGCAGCACCGGTGTCGCCAAGAAGAGCCAGCACATGCTGGGCAAGGCGATGGATTTCTACGTGCCCGGCGTGAAGCTTGCGACGCTGCGGGCAACGGCCATGCAGATGCAGGTCGGCGGTGTCGGATATTATCCGACCTCGGGATCGCCTTTCGTGCATCTCGACGTCGGCAATGTCCGGGCCTGGCCGCGCATGTCCCGGCAGGAACTCGCGCGCATATTCCCGAATGGGCAGACGATGCATCTCCCGGCCGATGGCCGGCCGCTGCCGGGATACAATCAGGCCGTTGCCAACGCCAGGAAGCGCGGCGGCGCCGCCTGGATAGAGATCGCCGGCAGCGCTGGAGACGACGAGGAGGTGGGCTCCTCGACCAGGCCGGGCGGCGAGACCGCAGACAACAGGCTCGTGACGGCGCTTCTGCCGGCGCCGAAAAGCCGGGCATTGAATGCGCTGGCGCTGCAGACCGGCGCGGCCGAGCGGGATGACAAAGGCTCCGCTCCCGAGCTTTCATCCTTGCCGGTGCCGATACCGGCGATGCGGCCGGTCGCCCCGGCGCGTGACGCGGATGCCGACGCCACGCTGGTGACGGCATCGATCGGCCCGATTGCCGCGCTTGCCGAGAGACCGGCGCCAGTTTTGCCGGCCCACGCCCGCTTCGCACCCCTCGTTGCCCGTGAGGGCTCCAAACAGGGCGCCGATATGATCGCCTCGCTGCCCATGACCGCTTCCTGGGAAGAAGAAAATTTCCTTCAATCGACATCCGAGGCGGCGCTGATGAAATGGGCGCTGCATTCTCCCGGCGAGGCGTTCGACTTGAGCGCGCCGCGCCTTTCGCCGCGCACGGTTCATCGTCGGGTCGATGTCGCGGCGTCAGGGAAAGAGATCGTTCCGGTCGCCGCCGCAGAGCTGTTCGATGCCAGCCGGTTTGCGTCGCCGCCGGAGGGCTGA